In a genomic window of Alcanivorax sp.:
- a CDS encoding ammonium transporter — MENQIFELQYAMDTFYFLVCGALVMWMAAGFAMLEAGLVRAKNTTEILTKNVALFAISCIMYLVCGYAIMYGGGIFLDGIEAFDLAGVLSASAENGFDGDSVYSGASDFFFQVVFVATAMSIVSGAVAERMKLWAFLAFAVVMTGVIYPLEGSWTWGGADVFGLYNLGDLGFSDFAGSGIVHMAGAAAALAGVLLLGARKGKYGPNGEVHAIPGANLPLATLGTFILWMGWFGFNGGSVLKLGDAANAHSVAMVFLNTNAAAAGGAVAALIVGRILFGKADLTMLLNGALAGLVAITAEPSTPTPLLATLFGAAGGVLVVFSILTLDKLKIDDPVGAISVHGVVGLLGLLLVPVTNADVSFSGQIIGAATIFIWVFVASLIVWGILKAVMGIRVSEEDEYEGMDIADCGMEAYPEFVKG, encoded by the coding sequence GTGGAAAATCAAATTTTTGAACTTCAGTACGCCATGGACACCTTTTACTTTCTGGTGTGTGGCGCATTGGTAATGTGGATGGCTGCCGGTTTTGCCATGCTGGAAGCCGGTCTGGTGCGTGCCAAAAACACCACCGAAATCCTGACCAAAAACGTGGCGCTGTTTGCCATTAGCTGCATCATGTACCTGGTGTGTGGTTACGCCATCATGTACGGCGGCGGCATCTTCCTGGACGGTATCGAAGCCTTCGATCTGGCCGGTGTGCTGAGTGCCTCTGCGGAGAACGGTTTCGACGGTGATTCCGTATATTCCGGCGCGTCTGACTTCTTCTTCCAGGTGGTGTTCGTGGCGACAGCCATGTCCATTGTCTCCGGTGCGGTTGCCGAGCGCATGAAGCTGTGGGCCTTCCTGGCTTTCGCAGTGGTCATGACCGGTGTGATCTACCCGCTGGAAGGCTCCTGGACCTGGGGTGGTGCCGACGTATTCGGTCTGTACAACCTGGGCGACCTGGGCTTCTCTGACTTCGCCGGTTCCGGCATCGTGCACATGGCCGGTGCGGCTGCTGCCCTGGCAGGTGTACTGCTGCTGGGTGCCCGTAAAGGCAAGTACGGCCCGAACGGTGAAGTGCACGCTATCCCCGGTGCCAACCTGCCGCTGGCTACCCTGGGTACCTTCATCCTGTGGATGGGCTGGTTCGGCTTCAACGGTGGTTCCGTACTGAAGCTGGGTGATGCTGCCAACGCACACTCTGTGGCCATGGTCTTCCTGAACACCAACGCCGCTGCTGCGGGTGGTGCGGTTGCTGCCCTGATCGTTGGCCGCATCCTGTTCGGCAAGGCTGACCTGACCATGCTGCTCAACGGTGCCCTGGCTGGCCTGGTTGCCATCACTGCCGAGCCGTCCACTCCGACTCCGCTGTTGGCTACCCTGTTCGGTGCCGCTGGTGGTGTGCTGGTCGTGTTCAGCATCCTGACTCTGGACAAGCTGAAGATCGACGATCCGGTCGGTGCCATCTCCGTCCACGGTGTGGTTGGTCTGCTGGGTCTGCTGCTGGTACCGGTTACCAACGCTGATGTGTCCTTCTCCGGCCAGATCATCGGTGCAGCTACCATCTTCATCTGGGTATTCGTGG
- the glnK gene encoding P-II family nitrogen regulator, producing MKLVTAVIKPFKLDDVREALSEIGVQGITVTEVKGFGRQKGHTELYRGAEYVVDFLPKVKIEVAIAESSLDQVIEAIAKAANTGKIGDGKIFVTSLEQAIRIRTGETGEDAI from the coding sequence ATGAAACTGGTTACTGCCGTAATTAAGCCGTTCAAATTGGATGACGTGCGTGAAGCACTCTCCGAGATCGGCGTGCAAGGCATCACCGTTACCGAGGTGAAAGGCTTTGGACGCCAGAAAGGTCACACCGAGCTGTACCGGGGTGCCGAGTACGTGGTGGATTTTCTGCCCAAGGTAAAAATCGAGGTGGCCATCGCCGAGTCCTCTCTGGATCAGGTGATTGAAGCCATCGCGAAAGCTGCCAATACCGGCAAGATTGGTGACGGCAAGATCTTTGTCACCTCCCTGGAGCAAGCCATTCGTATCCGTACCGGCGAGACCGGTGAGGACGCGATTTAA
- a CDS encoding accessory factor UbiK family protein codes for MPDQPFIDRLMADISGRLPTDLGGLRNEVERNVRSVLAEAVSRLDLITREEFDIQQQVLMRTREKLEALEKQVAELEKTTDA; via the coding sequence ATGCCTGATCAACCCTTTATCGACCGCCTGATGGCCGACATCAGCGGTCGCCTGCCCACCGATCTGGGCGGCCTGCGCAACGAAGTGGAGCGCAATGTGCGCAGCGTGCTGGCAGAAGCCGTCAGCCGCCTGGATCTGATTACCCGGGAGGAGTTCGATATTCAGCAGCAGGTGTTAATGCGCACCCGGGAAAAGCTGGAAGCGCTGGAGAAGCAGGTGGCGGAGCTGGAGAAAACCACGGACGCCTGA
- a CDS encoding YifB family Mg chelatase-like AAA ATPase, whose product MTHALLYSRSPVGIQAREVRVETHLAPGLPAFTIVGMGDTAVRESRDRVRSALVNSGFEFPQRRITVSLAPADLPKDGGRFDLPIALGILLASGQLGKLDSNQYEFIGELALNGALSPVPGMLPCALACQPTGRTLIVPRDNADEAALAGAHTVAGDQLAQVAAHLVGQSPLPFHDHPAPETTTYEGGCLSEIRGQAAAKRILEIAAAGGHSLLLSGPPGAGKSMLASRLPGLVPPLHPKQALEVAAIHSLKQPRPARLFHQRPYRAPHHTASATALVGGGSHPRPGEISLAHHGILFLDELPEFDRRVLEVLREPLETGEVSIARAVQQLTFPARFQLIAAMNPCPCGYLGDPEKGCGYRCDKAKRYQNKLSGPLLDRIDLHLDVPAVEARELLGDRQGETSDTVRARVRQAWQRQWQRQRRLNRELGSDDLDPLLRHHRDWLANVMTRMGLSARALHRSARVARTIADLAGTDTVDRDHLREALSYRQTVADTQ is encoded by the coding sequence GTGACACACGCATTGCTGTACAGCCGCTCGCCAGTGGGCATCCAGGCGCGTGAGGTGCGGGTGGAAACCCATCTGGCGCCGGGACTCCCCGCCTTTACCATTGTCGGCATGGGTGACACCGCGGTGCGGGAAAGCCGTGACCGGGTACGTTCGGCACTGGTCAACAGCGGCTTTGAGTTTCCCCAGCGGCGCATCACCGTGAGCCTGGCTCCGGCAGATCTGCCCAAGGATGGTGGTCGGTTTGATCTGCCCATTGCCCTGGGCATCTTGCTGGCCAGTGGCCAGCTCGGAAAGCTGGACAGCAACCAATACGAATTTATCGGTGAGTTGGCATTAAATGGCGCCCTGAGCCCGGTGCCCGGCATGCTGCCCTGCGCCCTGGCCTGCCAGCCCACTGGCCGCACCCTGATCGTTCCCCGCGACAACGCGGATGAAGCTGCCCTGGCAGGTGCCCACACCGTGGCCGGTGACCAACTTGCCCAGGTGGCAGCCCATTTGGTGGGCCAGTCTCCTTTGCCATTCCACGATCACCCGGCACCGGAAACCACCACTTATGAGGGCGGCTGCCTCTCCGAAATCCGCGGCCAGGCCGCTGCCAAGCGGATATTGGAGATTGCCGCCGCTGGCGGCCATTCCCTGTTGCTCAGCGGCCCTCCCGGCGCCGGTAAAAGCATGCTCGCCTCACGACTGCCGGGTCTGGTGCCGCCATTGCACCCGAAACAGGCACTGGAAGTAGCGGCCATTCATTCCCTGAAGCAACCCCGCCCGGCCCGCCTGTTTCATCAACGCCCCTACCGGGCGCCCCACCACACGGCTTCGGCCACCGCCCTGGTGGGCGGCGGCAGCCATCCGCGCCCGGGAGAAATTTCCCTGGCTCACCACGGCATCCTGTTTCTTGATGAGTTGCCGGAATTCGACCGACGGGTGCTGGAGGTATTACGCGAACCGCTGGAAACCGGAGAGGTGAGTATTGCCCGTGCCGTCCAGCAGCTGACCTTTCCGGCCCGCTTTCAACTGATCGCCGCCATGAACCCCTGCCCCTGCGGGTATCTGGGCGACCCGGAAAAGGGATGCGGCTATCGTTGCGACAAGGCCAAACGCTATCAGAACAAGCTGTCGGGCCCCTTGCTGGACCGCATTGACCTGCACCTGGACGTGCCCGCGGTGGAAGCCCGGGAATTGCTCGGTGATCGGCAGGGGGAAACCAGTGACACGGTCCGCGCCCGGGTCCGCCAGGCCTGGCAACGGCAATGGCAACGCCAGCGACGGCTGAACCGGGAACTGGGCAGCGATGATCTGGACCCGCTGCTACGCCACCACCGGGACTGGCTGGCCAACGTCATGACCCGCATGGGATTGTCCGCCCGCGCCCTGCACCGCAGCGCCCGGGTGGCACGGACTATCGCCGACCTGGCCGGGACAGACACCGTCGACCGGGACCATCTACGCGAAGCCCTGAGCTACCGGCAAACGGTAGCGGATACCCAATAA
- a CDS encoding acyl-CoA dehydrogenase family protein produces the protein MDFSLSPELESLRRKVAAFVEAEIMPLENDKANYDDHENFKESVVDALREKAKEAGLWGFQLPKARGGLDVGVAGMAVLYEEAARSPFGPVVFNCAPPDDGTMILLNKILNDEQKERWLQPMIDGKVRSAFAMTEPDGGCGSDPSLTYTSATRDGDNWIIKGRKWFITGAEGAQTFILIAKTSDDPRKGLTAFLFDADQPGWELVRRIPIMGPEEHGGHCELKFDGLVIPDQNRLLEVGDGLKVTQIRLGTARLTHCMRWLGLAKRCMEEAADYVENRMSFGTTLAEHEGVQWMLGDVAKDIEVGRLLTMQAAWKLDQGDFAKKEISMAKIHVADTLHKAADTAIQLCGARGYSKDTLLEWIYRYARQARLVDGASEVHKMVLSRFYLKEKRDFFQWG, from the coding sequence ATGGATTTTTCCCTGAGCCCGGAGCTGGAAAGCCTGCGCCGCAAAGTGGCGGCGTTTGTGGAAGCGGAAATCATGCCGCTGGAAAACGACAAGGCCAATTACGACGACCATGAAAACTTCAAGGAAAGCGTGGTCGACGCCCTGCGAGAAAAAGCCAAAGAGGCTGGCCTGTGGGGCTTCCAGTTACCGAAAGCGCGCGGCGGCCTGGATGTGGGCGTGGCCGGTATGGCGGTGCTCTATGAAGAAGCCGCTCGCAGTCCGTTCGGCCCGGTGGTATTCAACTGTGCGCCGCCGGATGACGGCACCATGATCCTGCTCAACAAGATCCTCAACGACGAGCAGAAAGAACGCTGGTTACAGCCCATGATCGACGGCAAGGTGCGTTCCGCCTTTGCCATGACTGAGCCCGATGGTGGCTGTGGCTCCGACCCGTCTCTGACCTATACCTCCGCCACCAGGGACGGTGACAACTGGATCATCAAGGGCCGGAAGTGGTTCATCACCGGGGCAGAAGGTGCGCAAACGTTTATTCTGATCGCCAAGACCAGTGACGACCCGCGCAAGGGGCTCACTGCCTTCCTGTTTGATGCGGACCAGCCTGGCTGGGAATTGGTGCGCCGTATCCCGATCATGGGGCCGGAAGAGCACGGTGGTCACTGCGAACTGAAGTTCGATGGCCTGGTGATTCCCGATCAGAACCGTCTGTTGGAAGTGGGCGATGGCCTGAAAGTCACCCAGATTCGTCTCGGCACCGCCCGCCTGACGCACTGCATGCGCTGGCTGGGCCTGGCCAAGCGTTGTATGGAAGAAGCGGCCGACTATGTGGAAAACCGCATGAGCTTCGGTACTACTCTCGCCGAGCACGAAGGCGTGCAGTGGATGTTGGGTGACGTGGCCAAGGACATCGAAGTGGGGCGTCTGCTCACCATGCAGGCCGCCTGGAAACTGGACCAGGGGGACTTTGCCAAAAAGGAAATTTCCATGGCCAAGATCCACGTGGCCGACACCCTGCATAAGGCCGCCGATACCGCGATCCAGCTGTGCGGTGCCCGTGGCTATTCCAAGGACACCCTGCTGGAGTGGATCTACCGCTACGCCCGCCAGGCGCGCCTGGTGGACGGCGCCAGCGAAGTACACAAGATGGTGCTGTCACGGTTCTACCTGAAAGAGAAACGCGATTTCTTCCAGTGGGGTTAA